From the genome of Bradyrhizobium elkanii USDA 76, one region includes:
- the istA gene encoding IS21 family transposase, which yields MPGRHVTDHQMRLYMKYRQTDTPPVAAAKASFSTSTAYRFEKDRRLPLQKKGARGRRRPDPLASVFETEVVPMLKAAPGVRAVAIFEEMLRRHPELGAGIRRTLERRIRAWRAIHGEEQEVIFRQTHEVGQVGLSDFTDMGELGVTIAGVPLDHRLYHFRLAYSGFEHAHVVLGGESFVALAEGLQNALWSLGGAPREHRTDSLSAAFCNLDRNAQDDLTRRYEDLCAHYGMRPSRNNRGIAHENGAIESSHGHLKRTIADALLLRGTADFDDLAAYRGFIDEIVSRRNARNAKRIDHERATLQALPDRRTSDYEEVIVRVTSSGGFTLRKVFYTVPSRLIGHQLRVRLYDDRLDTFVGGTHLVTLPRGRPHPNGKHDQVVDYRHVIHSLRRKPMALLNLVYRDRLFPRDAYRKTFDRLRERLPDKKACRLMVDLLALAHERGCEAELAGQLAADLDAGQLPDLGQLRTHFAPDPARVPQVVVHLAPLAAYECLIGTAEIGGAA from the coding sequence TTGCCAGGCCGACACGTTACCGATCACCAGATGAGGCTCTACATGAAGTACCGTCAGACCGATACCCCGCCAGTGGCCGCCGCCAAGGCGTCGTTCAGTACCTCGACCGCGTATCGCTTTGAGAAGGATCGAAGGCTCCCATTGCAGAAGAAGGGAGCCCGCGGCCGGCGCCGACCGGACCCGTTGGCCAGTGTTTTTGAGACCGAGGTCGTGCCGATGTTGAAGGCGGCCCCCGGCGTGCGGGCTGTCGCGATCTTCGAGGAGATGTTACGCCGCCACCCTGAGCTCGGGGCTGGAATCCGCCGCACGCTGGAGCGCCGGATCCGCGCCTGGCGGGCAATCCACGGCGAGGAGCAGGAAGTCATCTTCCGTCAGACCCACGAAGTGGGTCAGGTCGGCCTGTCCGACTTCACCGACATGGGCGAGCTCGGGGTCACCATCGCGGGCGTGCCGCTCGATCATCGCCTCTATCACTTCCGGCTGGCCTATTCCGGCTTTGAGCACGCCCATGTCGTGCTCGGTGGCGAGAGCTTCGTCGCCTTGGCGGAAGGACTGCAGAATGCTCTGTGGTCGCTCGGCGGCGCGCCGCGGGAGCATCGGACCGACAGTCTGTCGGCCGCCTTCTGCAATCTGGACCGGAATGCTCAGGACGATCTGACCCGGCGGTACGAGGACCTCTGCGCCCATTACGGCATGCGGCCTTCCCGCAACAATCGCGGCATCGCCCATGAGAATGGGGCGATCGAGAGCTCGCATGGCCATCTCAAGCGGACGATCGCCGATGCGCTGCTATTGCGCGGCACTGCCGACTTCGATGATCTCGCGGCCTACCGCGGCTTCATCGACGAGATCGTCAGCCGCCGCAATGCCCGCAACGCCAAGCGCATCGACCACGAGCGCGCCACCCTGCAGGCATTGCCAGATCGCCGCACCTCGGACTACGAGGAGGTGATTGTCCGCGTGACGTCAAGCGGCGGCTTCACCTTGCGCAAGGTGTTCTACACCGTGCCGTCACGCCTGATCGGCCACCAGCTGCGGGTGCGCCTTTACGATGATCGTCTCGACACGTTCGTCGGCGGCACCCATCTCGTCACCCTGCCGCGTGGGCGGCCGCATCCCAACGGCAAGCACGACCAGGTCGTCGATTATCGGCACGTGATCCATTCCTTGCGGCGCAAGCCAATGGCGCTGCTCAATCTCGTCTACCGTGATCGGCTGTTCCCGCGCGATGCCTATCGGAAGACCTTCGATCGTTTGCGCGAACGGCTGCCGGACAAGAAAGCCTGCCGGCTCATGGTCGATCTGCTTGCGCTGGCGCACGAGCGCGGCTGCGAGGCCGAACTCGCCGGTCAGCTCGCCGCCGACCTGGACGCCGGCCAACTGCCCGATCTCGGACAGCTGCGCACGCACTTCGCGCCCGATCCTGCCCGTGTGCCGCAGGTCGTGGTGCATCTCGCGCCACTGGCCGCCTATGAGTGCCTTATCGGCACCGCCGAGATCGGAGGTGCCGCATGA
- a CDS encoding type IV toxin-antitoxin system AbiEi family antitoxin domain-containing protein, which produces MTTQLPGKLNQLRRDLPEGLLVDAAWLSKHGYATSLVSKYVAAGYLERPAGRVYRKPRGALSWEQAVISLQTLLYRTPLAVGGRTALALQGYEHYLPRATQQVHLYGPSAPPGWLSKLPLSIRFVFHNSAALFSPEAGLPPKGDLDRANAAAEKEAAEKGFVIQSWGQWRWPLVVSSPERALLEVLDELPDHESFETVDKLVESLSTLSPRRMQTLLQACQSVKAKRLLFFFADRHSHAWKNKINKDHVDLGSGKRMLVKGGVLDRTYQITVPKGLDAV; this is translated from the coding sequence ATGACGACGCAATTGCCAGGAAAATTAAACCAGCTGCGCCGGGATCTTCCGGAGGGGCTGCTCGTTGACGCTGCCTGGCTGAGCAAGCACGGCTACGCCACCAGCCTCGTCAGCAAGTATGTCGCGGCCGGCTACCTCGAACGACCGGCCGGCCGCGTGTACCGAAAGCCGCGCGGCGCCCTAAGCTGGGAGCAGGCCGTCATATCCCTTCAGACGCTTCTTTACCGCACGCCGCTGGCCGTCGGCGGCCGAACAGCGCTCGCGCTTCAAGGCTACGAGCATTACCTGCCTCGCGCCACGCAGCAGGTTCATCTCTACGGACCTTCCGCGCCGCCCGGTTGGCTCTCGAAGCTTCCCCTCTCCATCCGTTTCGTCTTCCACAACAGCGCTGCGCTCTTCTCGCCGGAAGCGGGCCTGCCGCCCAAAGGCGATCTCGACCGCGCCAACGCCGCGGCCGAGAAGGAAGCGGCCGAAAAGGGCTTCGTCATCCAGTCATGGGGGCAATGGCGCTGGCCGCTGGTGGTTTCATCGCCGGAGCGGGCGCTGCTCGAAGTACTCGACGAGCTTCCCGATCACGAGAGCTTCGAGACCGTGGACAAACTGGTCGAGAGCCTTTCGACCCTAAGCCCCAGGCGCATGCAGACATTGCTACAAGCCTGCCAAAGCGTGAAAGCCAAGCGGCTGCTTTTCTTCTTTGCCGATCGCCATTCGCATGCCTGGAAAAACAAGATAAATAAGGATCACGTCGATCTCGGAAGCGGCAAGCGCATGCTGGTCAAAGGCGGCGTGCTCGACCGTACCTATCAAATCACCGTGCCGAAAGGGCTCGATGCCGTTTAG
- a CDS encoding type II toxin-antitoxin system HipA family toxin — MSTRVRAPNTVQSLEVFLQDLRVGTLVRTPGDFNAFSLDPAYRAMSRPPILSLSFRSADGGLRKDPKPAAHVLPAFFANLLPEDKLREAMEKHHAGAVRQGNDFDLLAALGEDLPGAVRVVPSGGSTTIAIQDNPRDIKARFSLAGVQMKLSVMKNTGKGVGLTLPIGDEQGQYIAKFPSANLVGLSENEFAVLALSEILGMDVPERELVEKSDFEGIPEEFNTLSTGKVLLVKRFDRGPKGTRIHIEDFAQIFGRQPSKKYDDASYHDIASALNVAVSTDAALEFVRRLALAALVGNGDMHLKNWSTIYPGEGGTPAIAPVYDVLSTTAYFPKDDMALSLGGEKSFKALTPDRWRKFANRARLPEPAVISAVEQVVSSVNDHWWKLPERDVVPAAVLSKIDAKIEEMSPVLDPGHVPKSSLATP; from the coding sequence ATGAGCACCCGGGTCCGCGCCCCTAATACCGTTCAGTCGCTGGAGGTGTTCCTTCAAGACCTCAGGGTCGGAACGCTCGTGCGTACGCCAGGCGATTTCAACGCCTTCAGCCTTGATCCGGCCTATCGCGCCATGTCGCGGCCCCCGATATTGAGCCTCTCGTTCCGCTCCGCCGATGGTGGGCTTCGCAAGGATCCGAAGCCCGCAGCACACGTGCTGCCCGCGTTCTTCGCGAACCTGTTGCCCGAGGACAAGCTTCGCGAGGCGATGGAAAAGCACCACGCCGGAGCAGTGAGGCAAGGAAACGATTTCGACCTCCTGGCGGCGCTTGGCGAAGATCTACCAGGTGCAGTGCGCGTGGTGCCGAGCGGCGGCAGCACCACGATAGCCATTCAAGATAATCCTCGTGACATCAAAGCGCGGTTTTCCTTGGCGGGAGTTCAGATGAAGCTCTCCGTGATGAAAAATACGGGAAAGGGTGTCGGACTGACTTTGCCCATCGGCGACGAGCAAGGTCAGTACATCGCAAAATTCCCCTCGGCCAATCTTGTCGGATTGTCGGAAAACGAGTTCGCCGTTCTGGCGCTGTCCGAAATCCTCGGAATGGATGTGCCGGAACGCGAGCTTGTCGAAAAATCCGATTTCGAAGGAATTCCCGAAGAATTCAACACATTGTCGACCGGCAAGGTTTTGCTGGTGAAGCGTTTCGACCGTGGACCCAAAGGTACCCGAATTCACATCGAAGATTTCGCCCAGATTTTTGGCCGGCAGCCATCCAAAAAATACGATGACGCATCATACCACGACATAGCCTCCGCGCTGAACGTAGCGGTTTCGACCGACGCCGCGCTCGAATTCGTTCGTCGACTGGCACTTGCCGCGCTCGTCGGCAACGGCGACATGCACTTGAAGAATTGGTCGACAATATACCCAGGTGAGGGGGGCACTCCGGCCATCGCCCCCGTGTACGACGTCCTATCGACCACCGCTTATTTTCCGAAGGACGATATGGCCCTCTCTTTGGGAGGAGAGAAATCCTTCAAAGCGCTTACTCCGGACCGCTGGCGAAAGTTCGCCAATCGCGCGCGGCTACCCGAGCCTGCAGTCATCTCTGCCGTCGAGCAGGTCGTATCGTCGGTGAACGACCATTGGTGGAAACTCCCCGAACGGGATGTCGTGCCGGCCGCTGTTCTCAGTAAGATCGATGCCAAGATCGAGGAGATGAGCCCGGTTCTGGATCCCGGGCACGTTCCGAAGTCGTCCCTGGCTACCCCCTGA
- a CDS encoding NEL-type E3 ubiquitin ligase domain-containing protein, which produces MPHEGRVGQGTSRLPSDPPAFSGQGINQHVLFTATDRGGQLPAGSFSLPDYWHGMDAAADWPTHSVGQEEHSWAEASDVAPEWATTPANPWQQNLGAAILGRRPLRGDGNTSTGGGRLTPAAAQWTEALHDTRASGPAGGAADFEGSVLRESRLDQILDKWACDERQAEGEDRQEAVRRIIAWGETGDVYAGLELQYLGLTTLPDTLPPGLRSLNVSDNELVHLPDILPSGLRTLGASNNRLTRLPDALPTGLQSLVIGSNQLTRLPDTLPEGLSTLAVSSNRLTSLPDTLPVGLQDLDVRGNLLTSLPDAFPSGLQLLAVGGNRLTSLPDTLPPDLQELEADGNRLASLPDTLPAELQLLFARDNHLNSLPETLPPELQRLHVSGNRLTSLPETLPAELQVLEARDNRLIGLPETLLTQLGSGCMVYVDDNPLPEQVRTNLAGALNAPNYAGPRVFFSMGGGTAVDQERPLAEAVADWLKGEPEAIAAWQNFADEAGAPAYALFLDKLQKTVNYDNPEFRQAVAEDLRQAATRPPLRQQFFQLAFGASETCQDRITLTWNGMQTARLKADVEDGAYDDRLGELIQQARVLFRLNALDPIARQKVNSLRFVDEIEVYLAYQVKLRDRLDLQLIAPDMRFYEVSYVTEHDLTAAETQVRNQEEAGFADYLATHWQPWETVVSRIAPEAHAQMQVRLREAMDEEFPSRLEQRLADHHLTGDSEAEVQFGAQIREEIAREIKGALMRQVLGDRGLEL; this is translated from the coding sequence ATGCCGCATGAGGGTCGCGTCGGACAGGGCACCTCGCGGTTGCCATCGGATCCGCCAGCCTTCTCTGGACAAGGGATCAATCAACATGTGCTTTTTACGGCCACGGATCGCGGTGGCCAGCTGCCAGCCGGCAGTTTCAGTCTGCCGGATTATTGGCACGGCATGGATGCGGCTGCCGATTGGCCGACGCATAGTGTCGGTCAGGAGGAGCATTCGTGGGCGGAGGCCAGTGACGTGGCGCCGGAGTGGGCAACGACCCCAGCAAATCCTTGGCAGCAAAATCTCGGGGCAGCAATTCTCGGCCGACGGCCCCTGCGAGGTGATGGCAATACCTCAACAGGAGGCGGCCGGCTCACCCCGGCCGCAGCGCAGTGGACCGAAGCATTGCATGACACACGGGCCTCTGGCCCTGCAGGCGGTGCGGCGGACTTCGAAGGCTCCGTCCTCAGGGAATCGCGGCTCGACCAGATCTTGGACAAATGGGCCTGCGATGAGCGGCAGGCGGAAGGCGAGGATCGGCAAGAGGCGGTAAGACGAATAATAGCCTGGGGCGAAACTGGCGACGTCTATGCAGGGCTGGAGCTGCAATACTTGGGCCTGACGACATTGCCCGACACCCTTCCGCCCGGGCTCCGATCGCTCAACGTGAGCGACAACGAGCTGGTGCACTTGCCTGACATCCTCCCGTCTGGACTTCGGACGCTCGGCGCCAGCAACAACCGATTGACTCGCCTGCCCGACGCCCTCCCGACGGGACTCCAGTCACTCGTCATCGGCAGCAACCAGCTGACCAGGCTGCCCGACACCCTCCCGGAGGGTCTTTCGACACTCGCCGTCAGCAGCAACCGGCTGACCAGCCTGCCCGACACCCTGCCGGTCGGGCTCCAGGACCTCGATGTCCGCGGCAACCTGCTGACCAGCCTGCCCGACGCCTTCCCGAGCGGACTTCAGTTGCTTGCCGTCGGCGGCAACCGGCTGACCAGCCTGCCTGATACCCTCCCGCCCGACCTCCAAGAGCTCGAAGCCGATGGCAACAGGCTGGCGAGCCTGCCCGACACTCTCCCGGCCGAGCTCCAGTTGCTCTTCGCCCGCGATAACCACCTGAATAGTCTGCCCGAGACACTCCCGCCCGAGCTCCAGAGACTCCACGTCAGCGGCAACAGGCTGACGAGCCTGCCCGAGACCCTCCCGGCCGAGCTCCAGGTGCTCGAGGCACGCGACAACCGGTTGATCGGCTTGCCGGAGACCCTGCTAACCCAGCTAGGTTCTGGGTGCATGGTTTATGTGGATGACAATCCGCTGCCCGAGCAGGTGCGGACGAATTTGGCGGGAGCTCTGAATGCCCCGAACTATGCTGGCCCGCGGGTCTTCTTCTCGATGGGCGGGGGAACGGCGGTGGATCAGGAACGGCCACTAGCCGAGGCGGTAGCGGACTGGTTGAAGGGCGAGCCGGAGGCGATCGCCGCCTGGCAGAACTTCGCCGACGAGGCGGGTGCCCCGGCATACGCGCTCTTCCTCGACAAGCTGCAGAAGACTGTGAATTATGATAATCCCGAGTTCAGACAGGCGGTGGCCGAGGACCTGCGGCAGGCAGCGACCAGGCCGCCATTGCGCCAGCAGTTTTTTCAGCTGGCTTTCGGGGCGAGCGAGACCTGCCAGGATCGCATCACCCTGACCTGGAACGGCATGCAGACCGCACGTCTGAAGGCTGATGTCGAGGATGGGGCCTATGACGATCGGCTCGGTGAACTCATCCAGCAGGCGCGGGTCCTGTTCCGCCTGAACGCGCTCGATCCGATCGCCCGTCAGAAGGTCAACTCGCTCCGGTTCGTCGACGAGATCGAGGTCTATCTCGCCTATCAGGTCAAGCTACGTGATCGGCTGGACCTGCAGCTCATCGCGCCGGACATGCGGTTCTATGAAGTCTCCTACGTCACTGAGCACGATCTCACCGCAGCCGAGACGCAGGTGCGCAATCAAGAGGAGGCGGGGTTCGCCGACTATCTGGCAACTCACTGGCAACCTTGGGAGACGGTGGTGAGCCGGATCGCCCCCGAAGCCCATGCACAGATGCAGGTCCGGCTCAGGGAGGCGATGGACGAGGAGTTTCCGAGCCGCCTTGAGCAACGGCTCGCAGATCATCACCTAACCGGAGACAGCGAGGCCGAGGTGCAGTTCGGAGCCCAGATCCGCGAGGAGATCGCCCGCGAAATTAAGGGCGCGCTGATGCGCCAGGTGCTTGGGGACCGCGGGCTTGAACTGTGA
- a CDS encoding type IV toxin-antitoxin system AbiEi family antitoxin domain-containing protein — translation MMLRSRRTLASYLTDLLAGGRISFTRDEAIAELEVTSRGFLAAAKRLRKKGQLLNPRHGFYVVVPPQYLVRGAPPPQWYIDDLMEHEGHPYYVGLLKAAEIHGASHQAVMQFQIVTDKRMPKIRAGRSILSFFYRKEIGALSGAIVDHKTDTGRFKLSSPELTGLDLLRYMHVTGTIDSIATVLSDLGAKMKAHELQKLAPAFERSVIQRLGYLLDYVKHSQAAESLHAYLQNEKLLPWVELDPSKRSSKTRKPPERDTRWNVLVHRRPELDQ, via the coding sequence ATGATGCTTCGTAGCCGCCGAACTCTCGCTTCCTATCTAACGGATCTGCTCGCCGGTGGACGGATCTCGTTTACGCGGGACGAAGCGATCGCCGAACTGGAGGTAACTTCGCGGGGCTTCCTGGCCGCCGCCAAACGCCTGCGGAAGAAAGGGCAGCTTCTTAATCCGCGGCACGGCTTTTACGTCGTCGTCCCTCCACAGTACCTGGTGCGCGGTGCTCCACCGCCGCAGTGGTATATCGACGATCTCATGGAACACGAGGGGCACCCATATTATGTCGGATTGCTCAAGGCGGCTGAGATACACGGCGCGTCCCACCAGGCGGTCATGCAATTCCAAATCGTAACCGACAAACGGATGCCCAAAATCCGCGCCGGCCGCTCGATCCTTTCCTTCTTCTATCGAAAGGAAATAGGCGCTCTTTCGGGAGCGATCGTTGACCACAAGACCGATACTGGCCGCTTCAAGCTATCGTCGCCCGAACTCACTGGGCTCGACCTGCTGCGCTATATGCATGTGACCGGAACGATAGACAGCATTGCCACTGTCCTTTCTGATCTCGGGGCTAAAATGAAGGCGCACGAACTCCAGAAATTGGCACCCGCCTTTGAGCGGTCCGTTATCCAGCGCCTCGGATACCTGCTCGACTACGTCAAACACAGCCAGGCAGCCGAGTCACTTCACGCCTACCTGCAAAACGAAAAACTGCTGCCCTGGGTCGAACTCGATCCTTCCAAGCGTAGTAGCAAGACCCGCAAGCCGCCGGAACGTGACACACGCTGGAACGTGCTGGTCCATCGCCGTCCGGAGCTCGATCAATGA
- a CDS encoding helix-turn-helix domain-containing protein, producing the protein MERNSEATQQLGRLLRDARKQAGLTQEQVAERAGISRPRYRDIEQGNAAARATTLINVARALGMELMLIPQAMVAGVNALLRPSEGEDRPAFTTDMDDDEHPGPRP; encoded by the coding sequence ATGGAGCGGAACTCAGAAGCAACCCAACAGCTAGGACGCCTCCTCCGGGATGCAAGAAAGCAAGCGGGCCTGACTCAAGAGCAGGTGGCCGAACGCGCGGGCATTTCCCGGCCGCGTTACCGCGATATCGAGCAGGGCAACGCCGCCGCGCGGGCGACAACGCTGATTAACGTCGCGCGCGCTCTCGGCATGGAGCTAATGCTGATCCCACAGGCCATGGTAGCCGGCGTCAACGCACTCCTTCGGCCCTCCGAAGGCGAGGATCGACCAGCGTTCACCACCGATATGGATGATGATGAGCACCCGGGTCCGCGCCCCTAA
- a CDS encoding cold-shock protein — protein sequence MAMGIVKWFNSTKGYGFIRPEDGSADVFVHISAVEKAGYTTLEEGARVSYQLKAGRSGKMSAEDLRVG from the coding sequence GTGGCAATGGGTATTGTGAAGTGGTTCAATTCGACCAAAGGTTATGGCTTTATTCGGCCGGAGGACGGAAGTGCCGATGTCTTCGTGCACATCAGCGCCGTCGAAAAGGCCGGTTACACCACCCTCGAAGAGGGTGCCCGGGTAAGTTACCAGCTCAAGGCAGGCCGTTCGGGCAAAATGTCAGCCGAGGATCTAAGGGTTGGCTGA
- a CDS encoding nucleotidyl transferase AbiEii/AbiGii toxin family protein, with product MNIVAWSQKAPWPEDRQVEQDLIISRALVEIFKDDYLKKELRFRGGTALNKLHFPSAYRYSEDIDLTRTTEGPVGPILDHLRAVLEPWMGRAHYDLGEIGPRLTFTIKPEDENASQPIRVKVEIATRERIAYDGAKSFPFQVKNPWFNDKADIASFSREEILATKLRALLQRDKGRGLVDLAKAVALLDGLDAARIVELLGKYLGASGQAISRAEAEERMWAKLEDPSFLADVRPLLAADDAEDFDAEAERAAFVTVFTKLVKRIPGHAWAETSAMAKQFEMPELAST from the coding sequence ATGAACATCGTTGCATGGAGTCAAAAAGCTCCATGGCCCGAAGATCGACAGGTCGAGCAAGACCTCATCATATCCAGGGCACTCGTTGAAATCTTCAAGGATGATTATCTGAAGAAAGAGCTGCGGTTCCGCGGAGGCACCGCTCTAAACAAGCTGCACTTCCCAAGCGCCTATCGGTACTCGGAAGACATAGATCTCACGCGCACGACGGAAGGCCCCGTGGGCCCAATTCTGGACCATCTCCGGGCTGTCCTGGAGCCATGGATGGGGCGGGCGCATTACGACCTCGGAGAGATAGGGCCTCGGCTTACTTTCACTATCAAGCCCGAAGATGAAAACGCCTCTCAGCCGATCCGCGTCAAAGTCGAGATCGCCACACGAGAGCGCATTGCTTATGACGGGGCAAAGTCGTTTCCGTTCCAGGTCAAGAATCCCTGGTTCAATGACAAGGCGGACATTGCATCATTCAGCCGGGAGGAAATCCTGGCAACGAAGCTCCGCGCGCTTCTCCAACGTGACAAGGGCCGGGGCCTCGTCGACCTTGCCAAAGCTGTTGCGTTGCTCGACGGACTAGACGCCGCACGCATCGTGGAGCTGTTGGGCAAATATCTAGGTGCTTCCGGCCAAGCCATTTCCCGCGCCGAGGCCGAGGAGCGCATGTGGGCGAAGCTGGAAGATCCATCGTTTTTGGCCGACGTGCGCCCGCTACTTGCCGCGGACGACGCCGAGGATTTTGATGCCGAAGCCGAGCGCGCCGCGTTCGTTACGGTCTTTACGAAGCTTGTAAAACGTATCCCCGGCCACGCCTGGGCTGAGACGTCCGCCATGGCGAAGCAGTTCGAAATGCCTGAGCTGGCCAGCACCTGA
- a CDS encoding nucleotidyl transferase AbiEii/AbiGii toxin family protein — protein MPFSDQYRRQVTLLIRVVPLVAQEDCFALKGGTAINLFVRDLPRLSVDIDLTYLPVQPRDQSLKEIETALTRIAGRIKAQIGGCQVTEGLTEGRVNKLFVQLGAATVKIEVTPVLRGCVYPAKKQSVTDTVEDEFGFAEIQVVSHADLYAGKLVAALDRQHPRDFFDVRDLLANEGITDDLRKAFVVYMLSHHRPMAEVLDPPRRAMKEDYEHGFVGMTEEPVPLTELEATREEMIKAIVADMPDAHRKFLVSFEQGAPEWDLLGLPGVPDLPAVKWRQLNLDKLPKEKRAVLTAALKKALGV, from the coding sequence ATGCCGTTTAGCGACCAATACCGCAGACAGGTTACCCTGCTGATCCGCGTCGTCCCCCTGGTCGCGCAGGAAGACTGCTTTGCGCTCAAGGGCGGGACCGCGATCAATCTCTTCGTTCGCGACCTGCCCCGCCTGTCGGTCGATATCGACCTCACCTATCTGCCGGTGCAGCCGCGCGACCAATCGCTCAAGGAGATCGAGACCGCGCTCACGCGCATCGCCGGCCGCATCAAGGCACAAATCGGCGGGTGCCAAGTCACAGAGGGCTTGACCGAAGGGCGCGTCAACAAGCTATTCGTCCAGCTCGGCGCCGCAACCGTCAAAATCGAGGTGACGCCGGTCCTTCGCGGCTGCGTCTATCCCGCCAAAAAGCAATCCGTGACCGATACCGTCGAGGACGAATTCGGCTTCGCCGAGATCCAGGTTGTCTCGCACGCGGACCTCTATGCTGGAAAGCTGGTCGCCGCGCTGGACCGCCAGCATCCGCGCGACTTTTTCGACGTGCGTGATTTGCTCGCCAACGAGGGCATCACCGACGATCTGCGAAAGGCCTTCGTCGTGTACATGCTCAGCCACCACAGGCCGATGGCGGAAGTCCTCGATCCGCCGCGCCGAGCTATGAAGGAGGATTATGAACACGGTTTCGTCGGGATGACAGAAGAGCCCGTCCCGCTTACCGAACTGGAAGCAACGCGTGAGGAGATGATCAAGGCGATCGTGGCCGACATGCCGGACGCGCACCGGAAATTTCTGGTCAGCTTCGAACAAGGCGCGCCGGAGTGGGATCTGCTGGGGCTGCCCGGGGTGCCCGATCTTCCGGCCGTCAAATGGCGCCAGCTCAATCTCGACAAGCTGCCCAAAGAAAAACGCGCGGTGCTGACGGCCGCACTGAAGAAAGCGCTCGGCGTCTAG
- a CDS encoding GmrSD restriction endonuclease domain-containing protein produces the protein MTLLEKPINIVASNGFFEKKKPEYAKSGHYLTRSIVALSPVGRNSSITRINEKLQAFENCSATDIEQRRDMLIALGKDVWRTSPIDVS, from the coding sequence GTGACGCTCTTGGAAAAGCCGATCAACATCGTGGCGAGCAACGGATTCTTCGAGAAGAAGAAGCCCGAATACGCGAAGTCGGGTCATTATCTCACGCGCAGCATCGTGGCCTTGAGCCCGGTCGGGAGGAATTCGTCGATCACGCGCATCAACGAAAAGTTGCAAGCCTTTGAGAACTGTTCGGCGACCGATATCGAACAACGGCGGGACATGCTGATCGCGCTTGGCAAAGACGTATGGCGCACGTCGCCGATCGACGTCAGCTAA
- the istB gene encoding IS21-like element helper ATPase IstB: MNTANTVDTARLNLLLNELRLPAIKVLWPQFAEQSDKEGWPAARFLATIAEHEIAERGRRRIERHLVDARLPAGKTFDNFDFEAVPMISKAQVTALAAGDGWLGKGANLLLFGPPGGGKSHLASALGLALIENGWRVLFTRTTDLVQKLQVARRELNLEAAINRLDRFDLLILDDLAYVTKDQAETSVLFELISARYERRSMLITANQPFGEWNRVFPDPAMTLAAIDRLVHHATIVEMNVESYRRRTALERKRGPGRPPSHATPKTVSD; this comes from the coding sequence ATGAACACGGCCAACACCGTCGACACCGCGCGCCTCAATCTGTTGCTCAACGAGCTGCGGCTGCCCGCCATCAAGGTGCTGTGGCCGCAATTTGCTGAGCAGTCCGACAAGGAAGGCTGGCCGGCGGCCCGCTTCCTCGCCACCATTGCCGAGCACGAGATCGCCGAACGCGGCCGCCGTCGCATCGAGCGGCACCTCGTCGACGCACGGCTGCCAGCCGGAAAGACCTTCGACAACTTCGACTTCGAGGCCGTGCCGATGATCTCCAAGGCGCAGGTCACCGCGCTCGCCGCCGGCGACGGCTGGCTGGGCAAGGGCGCCAATTTGCTGCTGTTTGGCCCGCCCGGTGGCGGAAAGAGCCATCTCGCAAGTGCTCTCGGCCTCGCTCTGATCGAGAACGGATGGCGCGTTCTCTTCACCAGAACCACCGATCTCGTGCAAAAGCTCCAGGTGGCGCGGCGCGAGCTCAACCTCGAGGCCGCCATCAACCGCCTTGATCGCTTCGATCTCCTGATCCTCGATGACCTGGCCTACGTCACCAAGGACCAGGCCGAGACCAGCGTGCTGTTCGAACTCATCAGCGCACGCTACGAGCGACGCTCGATGCTGATCACAGCCAATCAGCCATTCGGCGAATGGAACAGGGTCTTCCCGGACCCCGCTATGACCCTCGCCGCCATCGATCGGCTTGTCCACCACGCTACCATCGTCGAGATGAACGTCGAAAGCTATCGCAGGCGGACCGCGCTCGAACGAAAACGCGGACCTGGACGCCCGCCGTCACACGCGACACCCAAAACCGTCTCTGATTGA